The window TAACGCCCAAACGGCTCATATGGTTGTGCCCGATCATTCCAGCCGACCTGCATAGACGGCAGAGGTTCTGCCATGATGCTTCAGCGAGAAGCGGTTGGTGACAGTTTGGCTTTGCGAGCGAGAAGGATTTTCATCATTTCCTCGGCGGATCCGATGGCGATTTTGCGAATGCGTTCACGATCGGTTTCGTCGCCGAACTCATAGGTCACCGCATGAATGCCAAGTTCTCGCGCCACCCAAGCTTTGCTGGTGCTGCGGTGAGCGTTGTGGCCGTCGTCTCGCAACATGGTCGAGTCGCCCATTCGACCGTTGAGCGATTTCAGCCATTCTGCGGTGAAGCCTTCGGGGAACAGCTTGGTTTGTTTCGGGACGGTGTAGAAGACTTCGTTGTAGGTGCTGTGGAAATCGAGAAACAACCACAACCGTTTCTCTTGTTCACCGCGAAGGCGAACCAAGTCGTCACGGATCGAACGTGTTTCAGGTTCTTGGAATGCCAGCCAGTCGCGGTTGAGGTCGACGCCATTGGCATTGGATCGCCAATAACCTTTGGCCACTCCATCTGGATTCGCGATCGGAATGCCGACGGTCAAAAACTCCGCCCGATAGCGTTTGGCAAGTTCGGTGTCACTGCACAACGCCTCGATGAAGTGCATCATGCCAATCGTGCCGGTGACTTCTGGTGGGTGCTGACGCGAAAGTGCGTAGATGACCTCTTTGCTGTCGGGGTTGCCGATCGCGAGCCGATGAATCGGACGGTCTTGGACGGATCGACCTGCGAGCGATGATTCGACGAATGGAAATTGAGCGAGTGTGTCGACCCAAGTCGCAATGTCTTTGTTGCCAACCAGTTCCTGTCCGGCAACCCAGAGAACTTGGTCGCTGACCGGCAAACGCAACGTGACCTCTTGCCCGCCGGGATGTCGGGCAACGATCAGATGTTCGGCCGATTTCCACTCGACACGATTGTGGCTGATCTTGGGTTCATAGCGATGTGAGCCGCCTTCGTAACGAAGTCGGACGTTGATGTGTCGCGGATTGGTCGAGTGAACTCGAAACGCGTACCACGCGCTATCGTTGATCGGTTCATTTTCGGGGCGAATCAAAATCTCAAAGTCATCGCCACCAAGTTCCACCAATTGATCAATCTTGCCGCCCGCGAAATCTGTTTCGAAGCTGACGACTTTGTCCTGCGATTGAAACTTCACCGCGGGCGAAGGTTCCGGGGCCGGGTCCGCGTGCAAGAGCGGAGGACGGACGACGAGCAGACACGCAGCGCAAATAAGGAAGGTTGTTCGACGCACAGGAGACTCAGCAAAGAGGTGGGAGGACACCGATGGCGGGCCGAGCGAACTCGGTTGTAGGAGAAGAAGGCTCGTTTCGCCGATTCATCCTTGAGGTGGGAGTTGGTCTGTGCGAATCCGTGGCGAAGTGCGTCGCAAGCGATGTACCGAGCCAAACATCCCGATCACTGCAACCAAACTTCACAGGTCACTGAGATGG of the Rhodopirellula baltica SH 1 genome contains:
- a CDS encoding M14 family metallopeptidase, which produces MKFQSQDKVVSFETDFAGGKIDQLVELGGDDFEILIRPENEPINDSAWYAFRVHSTNPRHINVRLRYEGGSHRYEPKISHNRVEWKSAEHLIVARHPGGQEVTLRLPVSDQVLWVAGQELVGNKDIATWVDTLAQFPFVESSLAGRSVQDRPIHRLAIGNPDSKEVIYALSRQHPPEVTGTIGMMHFIEALCSDTELAKRYRAEFLTVGIPIANPDGVAKGYWRSNANGVDLNRDWLAFQEPETRSIRDDLVRLRGEQEKRLWLFLDFHSTYNEVFYTVPKQTKLFPEGFTAEWLKSLNGRMGDSTMLRDDGHNAHRSTSKAWVARELGIHAVTYEFGDETDRERIRKIAIGSAEEMMKILLARKAKLSPTASR